In Allocoprobacillus halotolerans, a genomic segment contains:
- a CDS encoding FeoA family protein — protein sequence MTLDEMSPQTLVQIVAVNGKGLLRRRLLEMGLTPHTLVKIRKVAPMGDPIEVYLRSYVLTLRKEDASLIEVKAVEHE from the coding sequence ATGACTTTAGATGAAATGAGTCCACAGACATTGGTACAGATAGTTGCAGTCAATGGGAAAGGACTTTTAAGGAGACGATTATTAGAAATGGGGCTAACACCCCATACTTTGGTTAAAATTAGAAAAGTAGCACCAATGGGTGATCCAATAGAAGTCTATTTAAGAAGTTATGTATTGACTTTAAGAAAAGAAGATGCTTCTTTGATTGAAGTAAAGGCGGTGGAACATGAGTAA
- a CDS encoding branched-chain amino acid aminotransferase — MEIKIERAKTLKEKPDQNHLGFGKYFTDHMFMMDWDKDIGWHDARIVPYGPIAMDPATMVLHYAQETFEGLKAYRNPQGDVLLFRPEMNARRMINSNKRICMAELPEDMFVEAVEALVKYEQDWIPTAPDTSLYIRPFIYASQPGVGVHPANSYRFIIILSPVGAYYPEGVNPVKIWVEDEYVRAVKGGTGFTKCGGNYAASIAAQVKAEENGYTQVLWLDGVHRRYVEEVGTMNVMFLINDTVVTAALEGSVLPGVTRDSIIHILKDMGYKVEERDLSIDELMEAGRTGQLKEAWGTGTAAVISPIGELCYKGEMITINDFKTGTLTQKLYDTLTGIQWGKLEDKYHWTKMVK; from the coding sequence ATGGAAATCAAAATCGAAAGAGCAAAAACATTAAAAGAAAAGCCTGATCAAAATCATTTAGGATTTGGTAAGTATTTTACTGACCACATGTTTATGATGGATTGGGATAAAGACATTGGGTGGCATGATGCTCGTATTGTTCCTTATGGTCCAATTGCAATGGATCCAGCAACAATGGTTTTACATTATGCCCAAGAAACTTTTGAAGGATTAAAAGCCTATCGTAATCCTCAAGGAGATGTCTTACTATTTAGACCAGAAATGAATGCTCGACGTATGATTAACTCAAATAAACGTATTTGCATGGCGGAATTGCCTGAAGACATGTTTGTAGAAGCAGTTGAAGCTTTAGTAAAATATGAACAAGACTGGATTCCAACTGCTCCAGATACATCATTATACATTCGTCCATTCATATATGCCTCTCAGCCAGGTGTTGGTGTTCATCCAGCAAACAGTTATCGTTTTATTATTATTCTTTCACCTGTTGGTGCTTATTATCCTGAAGGTGTAAATCCTGTCAAAATCTGGGTTGAAGATGAATATGTACGAGCTGTCAAAGGTGGCACTGGATTTACAAAATGTGGTGGAAATTATGCTGCCAGCATTGCTGCTCAGGTAAAAGCTGAAGAAAACGGCTATACACAAGTACTATGGTTAGATGGCGTTCATCGTCGTTATGTCGAAGAAGTGGGTACAATGAATGTTATGTTCCTCATTAATGATACGGTTGTTACTGCTGCTTTAGAGGGATCTGTATTACCAGGTGTAACAAGAGATTCTATTATTCATATTTTAAAAGACATGGGATATAAAGTTGAAGAACGTGACTTAAGTATTGATGAACTAATGGAAGCTGGTCGCACTGGACAATTAAAAGAAGCTTGGGGAACAGGAACTGCTGCTGTTATTTCACCAATTGGAGAACTTTGTTATAAAGGTGAAATGATTACAATTAATGATTTCAAGACAGGAACATTAACCCAAAAACTTTATGATACATTAACAGGTATTCAATGGGGTAAATTAGAAGATAAATATCATTGGACAAAAATGGTTAAATAA
- the pcp gene encoding pyroglutamyl-peptidase I, with the protein MKILVTGFDPFGGEKINPAIESVKKLPDEIAGAEIVKLEIPTVCHQSLKVIDAAIAQYDPDVILSIGQAGGRSDITVERIGINIDDCRIPDNAGQQIIDEPIYPDGPAAYFSNLPIKAMVAKIQELHIPASVSHTAGTFVCNHVLYGVRHMIETKYQGKRSGFIHIPFLPEQVVDKKNMPSMSLDTIVQALIGAIEVIATTQDDLKVTGGATH; encoded by the coding sequence ATGAAAATTTTGGTTACAGGTTTTGATCCTTTTGGAGGAGAAAAAATTAATCCGGCGATTGAATCAGTTAAGAAATTGCCTGATGAAATTGCAGGGGCAGAAATTGTAAAATTGGAAATACCAACGGTTTGTCATCAGTCTTTAAAGGTCATAGATGCAGCTATTGCTCAATATGATCCAGATGTGATTTTATCAATTGGACAAGCTGGAGGACGCAGTGATATTACTGTTGAAAGAATTGGAATTAATATTGATGATTGTCGTATTCCTGATAATGCAGGTCAACAGATTATTGATGAACCTATCTATCCAGATGGACCAGCAGCATATTTTTCTAATTTACCAATTAAAGCAATGGTAGCAAAAATTCAGGAATTACATATTCCGGCATCTGTATCTCATACAGCTGGTACATTTGTATGTAATCATGTTTTATATGGTGTCAGACATATGATTGAAACAAAATATCAAGGAAAAAGAAGTGGTTTTATTCATATTCCGTTTTTACCTGAACAGGTCGTTGATAAAAAGAATATGCCAAGTATGAGTTTGGATACAATTGTACAAGCACTTATTGGGGCGATTGAAGTCATTGCTACAACACAGGATGATTTAAAAGTAACAGGTGGTGCAACACATTAA
- a CDS encoding gamma-glutamylcyclotransferase family protein, whose translation MIRVFVYGSLRKGMYNYDIYLKNQSVYCGNGYIQGSLMTITGVIYPAFLQEGQDLVLGELYDVDEQTFKRLDELESYYGEHCQDNEYNRVCLDILDKDGKKIDQAYVYEYNMDNPHNVTVLGEDILELDYVQYIQKQKLRTQSVFDDDMILF comes from the coding sequence ATGATACGTGTCTTTGTATATGGTTCTTTAAGAAAAGGTATGTATAACTATGATATTTATTTAAAAAATCAAAGTGTATATTGTGGTAATGGATACATTCAAGGAAGTTTAATGACAATTACTGGTGTGATATATCCAGCGTTTTTACAAGAAGGACAGGACTTGGTTTTGGGTGAATTGTATGATGTCGATGAACAGACTTTTAAACGTTTGGATGAGCTAGAAAGCTACTATGGTGAACATTGTCAGGATAATGAATATAATAGAGTTTGTCTGGATATTTTGGATAAAGATGGTAAAAAAATAGATCAAGCCTATGTCTATGAATATAACATGGATAATCCACATAATGTTACTGTTTTAGGTGAAGATATTTTGGAATTAGATTATGTTCAATATATTCAAAAACAAAAATTAAGAACACAAAGTGTGTTTGATGATGATATGATTCTTTTTTAA